From Mesotoga infera:
GGCCGGTGTCGCCGTGAACAACGGAAATGAATTGAAAGTTATGAAGGCCGTCGGAAAGATCTCCTCTCTTGAGAAGCTTCTGGACGGAGATCTTGATTCGGCCGTTGTACAGGGAATAGCCCATACAAGGTGGGCAACCCACGGAGGACCGTCTGATTTCAACGCTCATCCCCATACTGACTGCACCGGGAAAATTGCGGTTGTACACAACGGGATAATTGAGAACTTCGATGAACTGAGGGTCGAGCTTGAGAAGAAGGGCCACATATTCAAATCGGTAACCGACACGGAGGTAATCGC
This genomic window contains:
- a CDS encoding glutamine--fructose-6-phosphate aminotransferase — encoded protein: MCGIVGMVGKDLTIRKLVDALKKLEYRGYDSAGVAVNNGNELKVMKAVGKISSLEKLLDGDLDSAVVQGIAHTRWATHGGPSDFNAHPHTDCTGKIAVVHNGIIENFDELRVELEKKGHIFKSVTDTEVIAHLIEDHYSGDIVAAVRHMLVDLEGAYAIGVVHQ